CACTGGAAGGATTGTTTGTACAGGTGCTTGAGATATGCCGGAGAGCTGGGCTCCTAAAACTTGGGCACATCTCACTGGATGGGACAAAGATAAAGGCCAACGCATCGAAGCACAAGGCAATGAGCTATGGGAGGATGAAGCAAGATAAGGAGAGGTTGAAGCAGGAAATAGAGGAGATACTGAGGCAGGCGGAGAAAGTGGACGCTGCAGAGGATAGCGCATATGGGAGGAATAAACGGGGAGATGAATTGCCGGAGGAGCTTTCCCGGAGAGAGGGCCGTTTAAAGAAGATCAAAGAGGCCATGAAGGCGCTGGAAGAAGAGGCCAAAGAGGCCGTTAAGAGAGATGAAGCAGAGCAAGACGGCAAAAAGTGCGGGAGAAAAGCGGACCATCCTGGTGTACCCAAAGAAAAGGCCCAGAGGAATTTTACAGACAGCGAATCTAAGATAATGATCAACGGGGACAAGGCATTTATACAGGGCTATAATGCTCAGGCGGCAGTGGATGCGTCATCACAGGTAATAGTAGCTGCTGATGTGTCAAATAAATCGGTAGATAAAAACCATATCAAACCGATGATCGGGAAGATAATGGAATTAACGGACGAAG
This window of the Nitrospirota bacterium genome carries:
- a CDS encoding transposase, with protein sequence MKTYRTYEPNQLLLIPPSLREWLPEDHLVYFISDIVDGLKLRAIEEVYEKEERGYPPYHPGMMTKVLFYAYGTGVYSSRRIAKKMEEDVAFRILGAGNFPDFRTISDFRKRHLKALEGLFVQVLEICRRAGLLKLGHISLDGTKIKANASKHKAMSYGRMKQDKERLKQEIEEILRQAEKVDAAEDSAYGRNKRGDELPEELSRREGRLKKIKEAMKALEEEAKEAVKRDEAEQDGKKCGRKADHPGVPKEKAQRNFTDSESKIMINGDKAFIQGYNAQAAVDASSQVIVAADVSNKSVDKNHIKPMIGKIMELTDE